A single Vicugna pacos chromosome 15, VicPac4, whole genome shotgun sequence DNA region contains:
- the FKBP1B gene encoding peptidyl-prolyl cis-trans isomerase FKBP1B isoform X5, translating to MLQNGKKFDSSRDRNKPFKFRIGKQEVIKGFEEGAAQMSLGQRAKLTCTPDVAYGATGHPGVIPPNATLIFDVELLNLE from the exons ATGctccaaaatggaaagaaattcgATTCATCCAGAGACAGAAACAAACCTTTCAAGTTCAGAATTGGCAAACAGGAAGTCATCAAAGGTTTTGAAGAGGGTGCAGCCCAG ATGAGCTTGGGGCAGAGGGCGAAGCTGACCTGCACCCCTGATGTGGCGTATGGAGCCACGGGCCACCCTGGTGTCATCCCTCCCAATGCCACCCTCATCTTTGACGTGGAGCTGCTCAACTTAGAGTGA